The nucleotide window CCTCCACCACCAGCGAGGTCGTCGCCTCAGGAGCGCCGGTGGAGACTTCCGCCGTCACGCGGATGCGGCGCCCATCGAGCTGATAGATCCACTCGCAGGATGTGAGAGACATCACGAAGGCCGAGGGAATGCCGAGCCATGAGATGCCATCCGCATTCCGAATGCCGATGCGCTGGCCGGAGAAACGTTGCAGGCCGAAGCGTTCGCGCACCGGGCTGAGCAGGCGGTGGAAGCTCGGATGGCCCACTGCGAGCAGGCTCTGGAACACGCCCGCCATGTGACAGGTGGTATCGAGATGATCGTTCACTGCATCGACCGCGGAACCGCTGCGCAGGATGAGTGCATGCGGCCGTGCGGCGGTGTCCTCTTTCATGCGGGTCACCAGGTGACGTCGTTCATTGCCGATGAAGGCCGAGCCGATCTCTCCATTTCCGAGTGTTTCAACCGCGCTCCAATCCGTGCCGAACCATGCTTCGAGACCGGCTTTCGACGGATGACGACCGTGCAGCACGCATGTGGGTGGCGGTGCCGCTTGCAACTGTGGTGGCACCGGGAACTCCATCACCGGCAGATCCTCGATGGCCTGATGCAGGCAGGTGACGTCCTCCGGTCCGCTGGCAGCGGGATGATCCGCGCGGTATTGAGCGATATAGCGGCGTGTCAGCACCGCGCCAGGGGGCACGACCGCAGGTTTTGAATAGATGGCGGGATAGGAGGTTTCATCCTGCCGCACGCGGCCCGGAGCGGGTGCGTCGACAAGTCCGCGCACTAGGCTGCCGCGAGTGCCCTGGGGGCCGAAGAAATCCACGGCATCGGTGCTGAATCCGGCGGTGCCTTCGATCCATGCCTGGATCAGCCACGGATACTTGCCATCGACCGCGAGGTTCTGCCGCGAGGCGATGACGTGGCCGAGCTCCGGATCGATGATCTCATGGTGATCCACATACTGGCTGGTGTAGGACTCGTTCAATCGTGCCGCGAACTGGGTGGTGAGGCCGAGGTCCAATCCATGCACAGCCTGCACGATCACAGGATGGGAGAGGTGATTGGTGGCGGTGACCTCGATCACCCAGCCGTCCCTGATCGGTTGGAGCACGGCGGTGGCTTCGATGCCATCCACTTCCGTTTCCCAACAGGCGGAGTGTTCATCCGCGGAGAAGAGTCCACCGCCGGGACCAGCGAGAGTCACCGCGCGGCGTCCGTGCGCGTCCGCCACCACCAGTGCGATGCGGTGAAGCGATCCTCCGACCGGGCAGCCGAGCAACAGGTTGAGCAGGACATTGTCCGCCCGCAGCGCATGCAGCGTGCCGTCTGGCAGGAACTCGAATACCGGCGAGGTCCCGGTGCGGATCAGGGGGAGATTCGAATAGCGGAGAATCGGTCGCGGCTCGGACATTTGCTTAACATTCCAGCACTCCATGCCGTGGTCGTCAGCTATTTCTTCTCAGGCTGTTTGGGCCGCTTGGATTTTGAAGCGGCTGGTTTTTTCAAATCGGAGGCATGGCGGTTGGAAATTGACCGAGGAGGTGAAGTAGTCTGTCGGTCCATGTCGCTCCGCTTCATTGCCGCCACGGTTTTCCAAACGGGCGGCCCGTAAGCTAGCAACCGTTTTGGAGCGTCCGCGTTCGGCACCTTGAAATCGACGATGTCGAAGCCGTCCTTTTTCACGCCGCGGTAGGAGCGTCCGTCGCTGGCTCCAATCATGATGCGGCGCCCGTCTTTCGCCTCCTTCCCCAAATAGATCTGCACGTGGGTGACGTTCGCTCTGCCGTCCGGACCGAGGGTGCCCCAGAACAAGAGGTCACCCGGCAACAAGGCGGCGAAGGCGGGATCATCCTCATCCGTGACCGATGCGGCGAGCGGGGTGAGCGTGCTTTCTTTTTTCACCCAGTCGTATTGGGCCTGGGCGGAGCGCGGCGGATCGATGCCGACTTTTTCCAGCAGATAGAACACCGCGCCGGAGCAGTCCATGCCGCCGGCCTCCGGTGAAGAACCTGCGTAGCGGTAGGGGATGCCGGGGTGGGCATCGAGTTCCTGCAATGAACGCTCGATGAGGCCCCGGCGCGGCGGGCTCAGCAGTTCGACTCCTTGCAACGCGGGCTGTGCCGCGTGGGCCGCGGTGCAGAGGACAAGGATGATGGGCAGCCTCCATGTCATGCCATACCCTAACACCGGGCGGTGGTGCTTTCAAAAAGCAATGTGCCCGATCCTGAATGCAAAACGCGATGGACACCCTCAGGCATCCATCGCGTGAAATCGGAGAACTCCGTCGAGGGTCAAGCGCCGCCACCGGCGATGTGGGCGAACTTGTCGTCCACGAAGCGCAGGACCAGTTCCTCCACCTTCTCGTCGCCGAGGCGCTCGATCACCTCCACGGAGAAACCGCGGGCGATGAGCTGGCGGGCACGGGTGGGGCAGATGCCGCGGGCTCGCAGGTAGAAGATCTCCTCGTCGCTGATCTGGCAGGAGGTGCTGCCGTGCGAGCACTTCACATCGTCCGCGTTGATCTCCAGGCCGGGCATGGAGTTGGCCTCCGCGTCATCGCTCATGAAGAGGTTGCGGCAGGTCTGGTAGGCGTCGGTGCGGTGCGCGCCCTCGTCCACGAAGATCAGGCCGGAGAAAATGGTACGGGATTTGTCGTAGAGAGAGTTCTTGTAGAGCAGGTCGCTGTAGGCACCCGGGGACACGTGGTGCTGGAAGGTGCGCTGGTCGTATTCCTGGTCGCGGGCCGGGATGCTCACGGAGAGCATGTCCGAGCGGGAGCCTTCGCCCTCGAGGCGGCTGAGCGATTCATTGCGCGCCCAGGTGGCGCCGGTGTTGAGGATGAAGCCGATGGCGGACGCATCCTTGGCCACGCCGGTTTCGTTCACCTGGATGACCTTGGTGTTCTCGTTGAAGGCCTGGATGGCGACGTAATCGAGCTTCGAGCCCGGACCGGCGCTCAGATCGTTCACGGCGATGGCCAGACCGGCGGACGATTCATCGGCGGACTGGAAGTAGTCGACCACGCGCACCTTGGCGTTCGCGCCGGTGACGATGAGCGTGTGCGGGAAGATCACGGTGTTCCCACCGGCGATCCAGTGGAAGACCTCGATGGTGCCCTCAACCTCGACATTGGCCGGGACGTGAACGAACAGACCGTTGCGCAAGTTCGCCTCGTGCAGGGCGGTCCACTTCGCGGAACCCAGGCGGGTCTCCTGCTTCATGAAGTGCTTCTCCACCAGATCGGAGTGGGAAACGAGAGCCTCGGCCAGCGGCAGGCAGATCACTTCCGCTGGGAGATTCGACTCGGAGTGGAGCAACTCGTCATTGCCGAACACGAACTTCGCGACCGGAGCTTCCAGGCCGCTGGAGCGGGCGGTCAACAGGGTGGCATCGGCACCGCCGTTGGTGGGGCGGAATTCGGCGAAATCGAGTTCCTTGATGGAGGAGAAGCGCCATGTCTCATCGCCGCGCTTCGGCTGCGGGGTTTCGAGAAAGCGCTGCCAAGCGGCACGCTGGCGCTCGGCGAACCAAGCGGGGAACGTGGCCGGAGTGACCGGAGCGGAATCGAGGAGTGAGGCGGATTGTTCGAGCACGGCGGGCATCGGAGGCGGGAAAATGATACGTGGTGGGGAGGAGTCGCGGCGTGGTTCAGCCAACCGAGCCTTCCATTTCGAGGTCGATGAGGCGCTTGAGTTCCACCGAGTATTCCATCGGGAACTCGCGGACGAGGTCGTTGATGAAGCCATTCACGGCGAGGGACATCGCGGCGCCTTCGCTGATGCCGCGCTGCTGCATGTAGAAGAGCATTTCCTCCGACACCTGCGAGACGCTGGCCTCGTGCTGGGTGGCGTGCTGGTTGCCGCGCACCGTGATCGCCGGATAGGTGTCGGTGCGGCTGCGGGTGTTGATCAGCAGCGCATCGCACTCGGTGTTGTTCTTGCAGCCCTTGAGGTGCTTCGGGATGTGGACCTGGCCGCGGTAGGTGGAGCGGCCTTCGCCTACGGAGATGGATTTGGAAACGACGTTCGAGGTCGTCTCATCGGCGGCGTGGATCATCTTTGCGCCGGTGTCCTGATGCTGTCCGGTGTTGGCCAGAGCGATGGAGATCACCTCGCCGCGGGCGCGGCGGCCCTTCATGATCACGCCCGGATACTTCATCGTCAGGCGGCTGCCGATGTTGCAGTCGATCCAACGGACTTCCGCGTCCTCCATCGCGAGGCCGCGCTTGGTGACGAGGTTGAAGACGTTCGAGGACCAGTTCTGCACGGTCACGTACTGGATCTTCGCGCCCTTCAGCGCCACCAGCTCCACCACGGCGGAGTGCAGCGTGGAGGTTTCGAACTTCGGTGCGGTACAGCCTTCCATATACATCACCTCCGCGCCTTCGTCGGCGATGATGAGCGTGCGCTCGAACTGGCCGAAGTTTTCGGAGTTGATGCGGAAGTAGGCCTGCAGCGGCTGCTTCAGCTTCACGCCCTTCGGGATGTAGATGAAGGAACCACCGGAGAACACGGCGCTGTTCAGCGCGGAGAACTTGTTGTCGGCGGTCGGGATCACCTTGCCGAACCACGGGCGGAAGATCTCCTCGTGGTGCTTCAGGCCTTCCGTCGAGTTCACGAAGATGACGCCCTGCTTGGTGAGCTCCTCCTTCATGTTCGAGTAGGCGGCCTCGGAATCGTACTGGGCCTCCACACCGGCGAGGAACGCGCGTTCCTGCTCGGGGATGCCGAGGCGCTCGAAGGTGCGCAGCACGTCCTCCGGCACATCCTCCCACGAGCGCTTCGGCTTCTCACCGTCGGACAGGTAGTAGCGGATGATGTCGAAATCGATGTTGTCCAGGTCCTTGGTCGCCCAGTTGGTGGGCATCGGCTTGTCGCGAAAGACCTGCAGCGCCTTGTGGCGGAAATCACGGACCCACTGCGGGTCGTTCTTCACGTCGCAGATATAGTCGATGGTCTTCTCGGTCAGACCGCGGCCGGCATCGAACTTGTGGCGCTCGGGGAAGCTGAAGTCGCCCTTGCTGCGGTCGATGTCGATCGCTTCGCGGGTTTCGGCGTCGATGGTACTGGAAGCTTCGTAGGACATGGAAATCGGGAAAATGGAAAATCAGAGCAGGGGCGTGTCGTCGCCCTCTTCGGGTTCTTCGTCGGTGAACTCCGGTTCGAGATGGGCCTCGAGCAGCCAGAGATTCTTGTCGATGGAATGAGTGGTGCCAATGAGCAGGTCTGCGGTGACCTCGTCATCCACCACCTGGGCATGGTTGATGCCGATGCCAAGCACGGCGGAGACGGCGGCATAGCGTTCGGCCAGCAGTTCGATCAGGTCGAAGCTGCCGGTGGCCTCCGGCGGCAGGGTCGGCAGCGAGGTCACGCTGCCGATGCCGGGCAGGGTGCCGAGGGCGCGGCCGCCGAGGGCGACGGCGCGCTCCGCCAGTTCATCGGTCGATTCATCGAGCTGGCCGACGAAGCCGTCGAGCATCTCGTGGATCGCGATCATGTTGGAACCCCGGACATTCCAGTGCGCCTGCTTCACCTGCAATCGCAGGTCGATCAGCACGGCGATGGTGTCGTTCAGAAGATTGACGACCTTGGCGCGGCTCTGGGCGTCGAGCGGATGGCGGCTGGAGCGGAGGTTCATGGGGGATGTCGGGGATTGGAGTTGGTTTGGATCGGATCAGGCCGTCACGAGTTCCTCGTCCTTGAGGAATTCGTAACCGGACTTCTCCAGCTCCAGAGCAAGTTCCGGACCGCCGGAGCGGACGATCTTGCCCGCAGCCATCACGTGGACGTAGTCCGGGCAGATGTAGTCGAGCAGGCGCTGGTAGTGGGTGATCATCAGGATGCCGCGTTCCGGGGAGCGGGTGGCATTCACGCCGCGGGCCACGATCTTCAGGGCGTCGATGTCGAGGCCGGAGTCGGTTTCATCGAGGATGGCGTACTTCGGCTCCAGCATGAGGAGCTGGAGGATCTCGTTGCGCTTCTTCTCCCCACCGGAGAAGCCTTCGTTCACGGAGCGGCCGGTGAATTTCCGGTCCATTTCCAGAAGATCCATTTTGGAATAGAGGTTCTTATAGTAGGCCACGGCGTCGATCTCCTCGCCCTGCGGCAGGCGGGCCTGGAGGGCGGCACGGATGAAGTTGGCATTCGAGACCCCCGGAACTTCGGACGGATATTGGAAGGCGAGGAAGATGCCGGCGCGGGAGCGCTCGTCGATGCTCATTTCGAAAATGTCCTCGCCATCGAGCGTGACGCTGCCACCGGTGACGACGTAGCCCTCATGGCCGGCGATGACCTTGGAAAGGGTGGACTTCCCGGAACCGTTTGGTCCCATGATGGCGTGGACTTCCCCGGCGGGGATTTCGAGGTTCACACCCTTGAGGATTTCGGTGCCGTCTTCGAGCGTGGCGTGGAGGTCTTTGATGACGAGGGACATGGCGTGGGAGTCGGGAATCAGTGGGAGGGGGTGGAAGAGGGGAGTTCGCCGCGCAGCGTGATTTCCACATCGCTGATCACGGTGCCAGGTGGCAGGTCGAGAAGGTCGGCGAGGTTCACGCCGGGTTTGAAGGTCACGTCGTGGATCGCGCCGGTGGACTCGTCGTGGAAATGACCGTGCTCCTCCAGGTTCGGGCAGAACCGGGACGGATTGCGGTCGAAGTTCACCTGCCGGACGATGCCGTGCTGAACGAGGACTTCGAGGCAGTTGTAAACCGTTGCCAATGAGATGTTTGGCAGGGAGTCCTTGACCCGCAGGAAGACGTCGTTCGCGGTCGGATGATCACGGTTCGTCATCAGGACGCGGTACACCTCCCGCCGCTGGCGGGTCATGCGCAGTCCCTCGATTTCATCGGGGATTGGCATTTCGGAGTTGCTGTCTGACAGATCGTGGACCATTCCGGCGCGGGAAACTACGGCTCCGGAATCCAATATCAAGAATTATTCTAAAAAGCTGCAAACAGTTTTGGTGATTCAAAAGTTACCCGGATTTCCCTCCGTTTTCGGCAGTTCCAGAAGGAGGACTGCACAAAAAGAGCCGACGAGGCGCAATGCCTGCCGGCTCCAAAAGGCTGAAATAGCTCGAGTTGTTACTTCGTGCTGGAAGTGGCTCCCGCGCCGTCTTCCGGCAGGATGTCATTGAGCACGCGCTTGATGCCTTGGTCGGCAAACTTGCTGCCCGCGAAGATTTGCTTGGCTTTCAGGTACCAGGCCAAGGCGGAGCCGGTCTGTTTCTGATCGCGGTTTTCGAATTGCTTGGCGCGGTCGAGCGCGTTGGTGAACTGGGAGACATTGGGCGCGAGCAGCTCCAGTTCACGACCCAGCTTCGGATCGTCCGGGAAGGATTCGCGCAGCTCGGCGAGCTGTTCCCAAGCCGCGCAGGACTGGCCCATCTTGCTAAACTCGGCGGCCTTGCCGAGGGCGGTTTCGATCTTGGTCAGGTTGGTGATGATCTGCTTGAAGGCGTCCTCGCGGCCCGGATCACCCTGAATCGCCGGGGCCAGCTCATATTGGCGGCGCAGGATCTCACGATAGTTTTTTTCGGTGAGCAGGCGGTCGAAGTCGTTGCGGGCGGTGACCAACGGACCGGCGGCTCCGATCATCTGGCGGAATTCGGAGAGCTTCGGATTGGTCGGCCAGATTTCCGCGGCGGCCTTGATCTTCTCGGCGGCCTTGTCGTTGTTTTTCGAGAGCAACTGGGCTTTCGCTTCCTCGATGGCGAGGTCGGAGGCGAGGGTGTAGCCGGCGATGGCACTGTCCACCTTCGAGGACGGGAAGTCCTTCGCATCGGTCTTCAACTTGTCGGCCAGCGTCTTCGCACGGGTGTAATCGTGGGCTTCCAGGGAACCATAGAGCTCATGAAGGTCGCGGACGTAGGCGGCCACGCGGAGCTTCTTGTCCAGTGAGAGGGATGCGACCGGGCCGAGGTATTCGCCGATGGCATAGGCTTCCATCAACCGCTGCGAGGCGGAATGAAGTTCGCCGCGGGTCAGCATCAAATTGAAGGCCTCGATGTACTTGTCCACCTCGCGAATGGCATCGTTGGAGAACGAGTCGAGCGAGGACACTGTCGGGCTCATGCCCACGGACTGGGTGAAGAGCTTGCTGACGTCCGAGTTCTTGTCGATGCGGAGGGCGGAGTCCCCGTCCTTCCAGATCTGGTTGTAGAAACGGGAGGCCATCAGGACGTGCTCATAGCGGCGCTGGGCGAACCATTGCATCATGTTCACCTGATACTGGGTTTTGGCCTGGATCGTCTGAACTTCCGTCTGGAGGATGTTCTTCTTTTTGAGGGCCTCGATCTCGACGATGCGGCGGAGGGCGTCCTTGTAAGCAAGCGATTTGGTGCCCGTGCCTTCACGTTCCACCTGCTGGGTGGTCGTCCCCTGGTTGGTCCGGGTCGTCTGATCCAGCATCTGCGAGCGGTTGTGGGAGGTTTCCCAGTCCTGCTTGGCGGTGAGAGCTTTCTTTTCCTGCTCGATGGAATCGTTGAGTCCTTTCAGCCCATTCACGTCCTGCTTGGCCAGCATGGCCACGTAGATGGCCTCGGCCAGCGAACTGCAGATGTTGGCATCGCCCGGGTAGGTGCCTGCGGACGGCAGTTTTTTGAATGCCTCGTAGAGCTGTGGTCCGCCTTGGCGGAGCGGGGAGATCGTGGCGAGGATGTCCTTGATGTTGGCGCGGTACTCCATCGCTTCCTCCGAACTTTCCGGCGGCTGGCTGAGATACTTCTCGAACCGCGCCTTGAGGATGCGGTTGTCCCCCAGCGGAATGGTCATGCCGCCGATGGTGATTGTCTCCGCGGATGGATCGAGCATCGGCAGTTCACTGCCGAGCGGGCTCTTCTTGTCCGGCTGTTGCGGCCGGGTGACCGTGGTGTCCTGGCTCGGCGGCGTCACCGGGGCGGTGGGCGGCGGCACGTAGACCCCGCCCTGGCCGGCGGCCATGCCCGAGAGGAGGAGAAGCGTGTAGAAGGGTTTCATGGCTTGTGCGGGGATGAGCCTCAGAGG belongs to Luteolibacter ambystomatis and includes:
- a CDS encoding C40 family peptidase, with translation MTWRLPIILVLCTAAHAAQPALQGVELLSPPRRGLIERSLQELDAHPGIPYRYAGSSPEAGGMDCSGAVFYLLEKVGIDPPRSAQAQYDWVKKESTLTPLAASVTDEDDPAFAALLPGDLLFWGTLGPDGRANVTHVQIYLGKEAKDGRRIMIGASDGRSYRGVKKDGFDIVDFKVPNADAPKRLLAYGPPVWKTVAAMKRSDMDRQTTSPPRSISNRHASDLKKPAASKSKRPKQPEKK
- the sufD gene encoding Fe-S cluster assembly protein SufD — translated: MPAVLEQSASLLDSAPVTPATFPAWFAERQRAAWQRFLETPQPKRGDETWRFSSIKELDFAEFRPTNGGADATLLTARSSGLEAPVAKFVFGNDELLHSESNLPAEVICLPLAEALVSHSDLVEKHFMKQETRLGSAKWTALHEANLRNGLFVHVPANVEVEGTIEVFHWIAGGNTVIFPHTLIVTGANAKVRVVDYFQSADESSAGLAIAVNDLSAGPGSKLDYVAIQAFNENTKVIQVNETGVAKDASAIGFILNTGATWARNESLSRLEGEGSRSDMLSVSIPARDQEYDQRTFQHHVSPGAYSDLLYKNSLYDKSRTIFSGLIFVDEGAHRTDAYQTCRNLFMSDDAEANSMPGLEINADDVKCSHGSTSCQISDEEIFYLRARGICPTRARQLIARGFSVEVIERLGDEKVEELVLRFVDDKFAHIAGGGA
- the sufB gene encoding Fe-S cluster assembly protein SufB, giving the protein MSYEASSTIDAETREAIDIDRSKGDFSFPERHKFDAGRGLTEKTIDYICDVKNDPQWVRDFRHKALQVFRDKPMPTNWATKDLDNIDFDIIRYYLSDGEKPKRSWEDVPEDVLRTFERLGIPEQERAFLAGVEAQYDSEAAYSNMKEELTKQGVIFVNSTEGLKHHEEIFRPWFGKVIPTADNKFSALNSAVFSGGSFIYIPKGVKLKQPLQAYFRINSENFGQFERTLIIADEGAEVMYMEGCTAPKFETSTLHSAVVELVALKGAKIQYVTVQNWSSNVFNLVTKRGLAMEDAEVRWIDCNIGSRLTMKYPGVIMKGRRARGEVISIALANTGQHQDTGAKMIHAADETTSNVVSKSISVGEGRSTYRGQVHIPKHLKGCKNNTECDALLINTRSRTDTYPAITVRGNQHATQHEASVSQVSEEMLFYMQQRGISEGAAMSLAVNGFINDLVREFPMEYSVELKRLIDLEMEGSVG
- the dps gene encoding DNA starvation/stationary phase protection protein Dps, producing the protein MNLRSSRHPLDAQSRAKVVNLLNDTIAVLIDLRLQVKQAHWNVRGSNMIAIHEMLDGFVGQLDESTDELAERAVALGGRALGTLPGIGSVTSLPTLPPEATGSFDLIELLAERYAAVSAVLGIGINHAQVVDDEVTADLLIGTTHSIDKNLWLLEAHLEPEFTDEEPEEGDDTPLL
- the sufC gene encoding Fe-S cluster assembly ATPase SufC; translated protein: MSLVIKDLHATLEDGTEILKGVNLEIPAGEVHAIMGPNGSGKSTLSKVIAGHEGYVVTGGSVTLDGEDIFEMSIDERSRAGIFLAFQYPSEVPGVSNANFIRAALQARLPQGEEIDAVAYYKNLYSKMDLLEMDRKFTGRSVNEGFSGGEKKRNEILQLLMLEPKYAILDETDSGLDIDALKIVARGVNATRSPERGILMITHYQRLLDYICPDYVHVMAAGKIVRSGGPELALELEKSGYEFLKDEELVTA
- a CDS encoding Fur family transcriptional regulator; the encoded protein is MPIPDEIEGLRMTRQRREVYRVLMTNRDHPTANDVFLRVKDSLPNISLATVYNCLEVLVQHGIVRQVNFDRNPSRFCPNLEEHGHFHDESTGAIHDVTFKPGVNLADLLDLPPGTVISDVEITLRGELPSSTPSH